The following proteins are co-located in the Calliphora vicina chromosome 2, idCalVici1.1, whole genome shotgun sequence genome:
- the LOC135951557 gene encoding uncharacterized protein LOC135951557 — MENLAKFPASSEANCKRDSRAMSCGAGAVGGVGAAGVVNTPPVSAHTSTWLAALHVNNNNNSEKSFSDHQELHKCNVNPTNTLNTTTSNSAWQCDSCDIYQKNGTSSNASSTLPRVTLNEEDEGGGSTGNTTEKLPLSYNGSALASAARDIDSQAATSATTASFLQTETDYVAYDMCGAVSLSPPLLEDHFAISATGGAGIGGGHSNRTSLNNSTENLSYISDNFYGDDDLILLAEDIDVEAEELSLNSDDCIYAYRGEGADFDLPLRPLTGVGGNFGLLHGCAAVDEETDFLEMDFEPDPLSELEYNQAQRNCTTDASDQYLLQRDACHLVTPTQRHQLFSSPIDDLPPAPKALQAQSLLTKNFARITLHLDQIQKDYNEDLSDEGRERLNSALESRPLEEEFANDVLTADTSHSLPNTLHEHFTNRCNSESAVVNSTKDCTLAAPLQTLAHKSPSKITGAKPKRLSTFSSTSSTSSKNSSKSRNSLRSAFPTTTLGTSCSFDERSVSCSEFRTERDLSANTAIASSKQPLLSSAPHTAPSTAAILNPEFNAFSDDTCLDCLEKEFLANTIGKALDPQGCLKCRKRLGHLSLYNTTRSTAEHSKYRRSASPTTTFFFNDQPSPTSRLFSCEFLNSQARKRQEWDCYVQENKESEAIAVTKATSTAAAATATTATKTQPTKVVVDIKDLNQSLKNLESKLLKNIKPPDPCSVTVPTQNLTETCLVQAFDKLQITYNQDLLRKCLQKFNANYYSSSSTNISKPLKEFQNLKDFLMYVSKRQGNYLKLQRIIGKASQKQIIVQFKKDASITDMEMVTVRVSDILYYWSQHKNLEILKEMDKPYQDTNILGKIANIIRQAHQRSSCSSRRPLPEFISIPQYYPSGFLTLTKQC; from the exons ATGGAAAACTTGGCCAAATTTCCGGCCTCCTCAGAGGCTAACTGTAAACGAGATTCAAGGGCTATGAGTTGTGGTGCAGGTGCTGTAGGTGGTGTTGGGGCGGCTGGTGTTGTCAACACGCCGCCAGTGTCGGCTCACACGTCCACTTGGTTGGCCGCATTACAtgttaataacaataataattcgGAAAAATCCTTTAGCGACCACCAGGAACTGCACAAATGTAATGTTAATCCTACAAATACCCTCAACACCACCACATCGAACTCTGCGTGGCAGTGTGATAGCtgtgatatctatcaaaagaaTGGTACATCATCGAATGCGTCGTCTACTCTGCCCAGAGTAACCTTAAATGAGGAGGACGAAGGTGGCGGTAGTACTGGCAATACAACTGAAAAG CTTCCCTTATCATATAATGGCTCCGCTTTAGCATCAGCTGCCCGTGATATTGACTCACAAGCCGCTACATCAGCTACCACAGCTTCCTTTCTACAAACAGAGACTGATTACGTTGCTTACGATATGTGTGGTGCCGTTTCGTTATCGCCTCCTCTGCTGGAGGATCATTTTGCAATATCTGCAACTGGTGGAGCCGGTATTGGGGGTGGCCATTCGAATCGTACTTCCCTAAATAACTCCACCGAAAATCTTAGCTATATAAGTGATAATTTTTACGGCGACGATGATCTCATACTGCTCGCGGAAGACATCGATGTAGAGGCTGAAGAGCTGTCGCTAAACTCCGATGATTGTATTTATGCCTATCGGGGCGAGGGTGCCGATTTTGATTTACCGTTGCGCCCTTTGACGGGAGTAGGTGGTAATTTTGGTTTGCTGCACGGCTGTGCTGCAGTCGATGAGGAGACTGATTTCTTGGAAATGGATTTTGAGCCGGATCCTTTGTCCGAATTGGAATACAATCAAGCCCAGAGAAACTGCACGACAGATGCTAGCGATCAGTATCTGTTGCAAAGAGATGCCTGTCACTTGGTTACGCCCACACAACGGCATCAATTGTTTTCATCGCCCATAGATGATCTGCCGCCCGCACCCAAGGCTTTGCAGGCCCAATCGTTATTAACGAAAAACTTTGCACGTATTACTTTACATTTAGATCAAATACAAAAGGACTACAATGAAGATTTGAGTGATGAGGGTAGAGAACGTTTAAATTCGGCCTTGGAGTCGCGTCCTCTAGAGGAGGAATTCGCCAATGATGTATTAACGGCCGATACCAGTCATTCGCTGCCAAATACTTTACACGAACACTTCACCAATAGATGTAATTCGGAATCGGCCGTGGTCAATTCAACTAAGGATTGCACTTTAGCTGCCCCCTTGCAAACACTAGCACACAAATCACCATCCAAAATAACCGGAGCCAAACCTAAACGTTTATCGACTTTCTCTTCAACTTCATCTACCTCTTCGAAAAATTCTTCAAAGTCACGCAACTCTTTGAGATCAGCTTTTCCAACTACCACTCTGGGCACCAGCTGCAGTTTCGATGAACGCAGCGTCAGCTGTTCGGAGTTTCGCACAGAACGTGATTTATCGGCCAACACAGCCATTGCCTCATCTAAGCAGCCTTTGCTGTCCTCTGCTCCCCATACTGCACCCTCAACAGCGGCTATTTTAAATCCAGAATTTAATGCTTTTAGCGATGACACATGCTTGGAttgtttggaaaaagaatttttggCCAACACTATAGGCAAAGCTTTGGATCCACAAGGCTGTTTAAAGTGTCGCAAACGTTTGGGACATCTATCATTATACAATACCACACGTTCCACGGCCGAACATTCAAAATATCGCAGAAGTGCTTCGCCTACTACTACGTTCTTCTTCAACGATCAACCTTCTCCAACATCGAGGCTGTTTTCATGTGAATTCTTAAATTCTCAGGCTCGCAAAAGGCAGGAATGGGATTGTTATGTGCAGGAGAATAAGGAGAGCGAGGCAATTGCAGTAACGAAAGCAACATCGACTGCCGCTGCGGCAACCGCAACAACAGCAACGAAAACACAGCCAACCAAGGTGGTGGTGGATATTAAGGATTTAAACCAAAGTTTAAAGAATTTAGAATCAAAG ctattgaaaaatatcaagCCTCCTGATCCTTGTAGCGTTACGGTGCCCACACAAAATCTAACCGAAACTTGTCTTGTGCAGGCATTT GACAAACTACAAATCACCTACAATCAAGATCTTTTAAGGAAATGCTTACAAAAGTTCAATGCAAATTATTACAGCAGTTCctcaacaaatatttcaaaacctttaaaagaatttcaaaatcttAAAGATTTCCTCATGTATGTCTCCAAGAGACAGGGTAACTATTTAAAGTTACAGAGGATAATAGGAAAAGCATcgcaaaaacaaattatagtgCAATTTAAAaag GACGCTTCTATAACCGATATGGAAATGGTAACCGTTAGAGTCTCCGATATATTATATTATTGGTCTcaacataaaaatttagaaattcttAAAGAAATGGATAAACCCTATCAAGATACTAATATTTTAG gTAAAATTGCAAATATAATACGACAAGCTCATCAACGTTCTTCATGTTCATCACGTCGACCACTACCAGAATTTATTTCTATACCACAGTATTATCCCAGTGGTTTTCTAACATTAACAAAACAATGttaa
- the CycK gene encoding cyclin-K, which yields MPCWYYDKNELRDTPSVRDGIPLDTERRYRKEGARFIMTCGTQMGLGHNTMATGVVYFHRFYMFQSFKHFPRYVTACCCLLLAGKVEETPKKCRDIIMIARQLLTDNHFYSFGKEPKEEVITLERILLQTIKFDLQVEHPYSFLLRYAKCFKGDQQKLQKMVQMAWNFVNDSLSTVVCLQWEPEIIAVALIYLASKLSKFTVVDWVGRQPQHTRWWDMFVSDVTMDILEDICHQVLDLYQTNSKDNIESNSPPQKPPSRADSPTPMKSLPIANHSGSPAAKTKNTSTNSNIIIAAANELNNIQSIKTISSGPATATTVPAPTPIEHPPSTHGATAAASYHHAAAHHHSAHHMYSAPQAMASHPLHAMYQPVAPPPPPGGGYIPTVAGTNSGPAVIPPPLPPPPMMAYGSLPPYGGPSHYASAPPPMPPGVSLGGSAPPPPPPGVDNNPPASSRGGYYQPPPPGSYSGGGRQRY from the exons ATGCCCTGTTGGTATTATGATAAAAATGAATTACGTGATACACCGTCAGTGCGTGATGGCATACCATTGGACACGGAGCGTCGCTATCGCAAGGAGGGCGCTCGCTTCATAATGACCTGTGGCACACAGATGGGTTTGGGTCACAATACCATGGCTACGGGTGTGGTTTATTTCCATAGATTCTATATGTTTCAATCGTTCAAACATTTTCCGCGTTATGTGACAGCATGTTGTTGCCTGCTGCTGGCGGGTAAAGTGGAGGAGACACCAAAGAAATGTCGTGATATAATAATGATAGCCAGACAATTGCTGACGGATAATCATTTCTATTCGTTTGGCAAAGAGCCAAAGGAG GAAGTCATTACTTTGGAACGCATACTCTTACAAACcattaaatttgatttacaaGTGGAACATCCCTACTCCTTTCTGCTGCGTTATGCCAAATGTTTCAAGGGTGATCAACAGAAACTACAGAAAATGGTACAAATGGCTTGGAATTTCGTCAATGATTCCCTAAGCACTGTGGTGTGTTTACAATGGGAACCGGAAATCATAGCTGTGGCCCTAATTTATTTAGCCTCTAAACTCAGCAAGTTTACGGTGGTCGATTGGGTGGGCAGACAGCCCCAACATACGCGTTGGTGGGATATGTTTGTATCCGATGTTACTATGGACATTTTAGAAGACATTTGCCATCAGGTCTTAGATTTATATCAAACAAATTCCAAAGATAATATCGAAAGCAATAGTCCACCTCAGAAACCACCAAGTAGGGCCGACAGTCCAACGCCCATGAAATCATTGCCAATTGCAAATCATTCTGGATCGCCGGCTGCTAAAACAAAGAATACTTCAACAAATTCTAATATCATAATAGCTGCCGCTAATGAGCTTAATAATATACAAAGTATAAAGACTATTTCGTCAGGTCCGGCTACTGCCACCACAGTACCGGCACCCACGCCCATAGAACATCCACCCTCAACGCATGGTGCAACGGCGGCGGCCAGTTATCATCATGCCGCCGCTCACCACCACTCGGCCCATCATATGTACTCGGCACCACAAGCCATGGCCAGCCATCCTTTGCATGCAATGTATCAACCAGTAGCACCTCCACCACCACCAGGCGGCGGCTATATACCCACAGTGGCCGGTACTAATTCTGGTCCAGCTGTTATACCACCTCCACTACCGCCACCACCTATGATGGCCTATGGCTCATTGCCACCCTACGGCGGCCCCTCTCATTATGCCAGTGCGCCACCGCCAATGCCTCCGGGTGTTTCACTGGGTGGTAGTGCTCCACCACCGCCTCCACCTGGTGTTGACAATAATCCACCCGCCTCCAGTCGAGGTGGCTACTATCAACCTCCACCGCCAGGCAGCTATTCTGGTGGTGGCAGACAACGTTATTAA
- the spag4 gene encoding SUN domain-containing protein 3, whose amino-acid sequence MEVNRIYICYLVTTFLISIFVYTLVSTNLQNMKKLERLREEVDDIAHLMLQTPYNGKAEPKYLTDLIDNFIKKRLVGIWDDLYSIKKQLKSRDCAATLIQASKIPPDMAVTKIEERVNYASEELGARILSVKAEPICPTNILKSWLGMEFNTNPPVFMLRSIMEPGSCFGFRNGKADVTVKLAGKILIDEILMQHITKRQSPTEDTSSAPKDFQMFGLQNEQEFHLGSFKFDNNQPLQHFNVRTNERFQNVRIQFDSNHGHPNYTCVYRIAVYGKL is encoded by the exons ATGGAAGTTAATCGCATTTATATTTGCTATTTAGTAACCACATTTTTAATAAGCATTTTTGTGTACACTCTGGTCTCCActaatttgcaaaatatgaaaaagttggAAAGATTAAGGGAAGAAGTGGACGATATAGCG CATTTAATGCTTCAAACTCCTTACAATGGCAAGGCAGAACCCAAATATTTAACCGATTTAAtagataattttataaaaaagcgtTTGGTTGGCATATGGGATGATTTGtattctattaaaaaacaactaaagTCTCGTGATTGTGCGGCTACTTTAATACAGGCTTCCAAAATTCCACCCGACATGGCTGTGACTAAAATTGAAGAACGTGTGAATTATGCCTCGGAAGAGTTGGGAGCCAGAATTTTAAGTGTTAAAGCTGAGCCAATTTGTCCCACCAATATTTTAAAGTCTTGGTTGGGTATGGAGTTTAATACTAACCCACCGGTTTTTATGTTACGCTCTATTATGGAGCCAGGCAGCTGTTTTGGTTTTAGAAATGGCAAGGCTGATGTTACTGTTAAATTGGCTGGGAAG attttaattgatGAAATTTTAATGCAACACATTACCAAGAGACAATCTCCCACAGAAGATACTTCATCAGCTCCTAAGGATTTTCAGATGTTT gGTTTACAAAATGAACAAGAATTTCATTTGGGTTCCTTTAAGTTTGATAACAATCAACCTCTGCAACATTTCAATGTACGAACAAATGAACGATTTCAAAATGTAAGAATTCAATTCGATTCAAATCATGGACATCCCAATTACACTTGTGTTTATAG aatTGCTGTTTATGGCAAattataa